In Xiphophorus couchianus chromosome 24, X_couchianus-1.0, whole genome shotgun sequence, a single genomic region encodes these proteins:
- the LOC114140237 gene encoding uncharacterized protein LOC114140237 isoform X2 produces MEDVAASLLLLLCGSLILGPAAGSGLDPERGRMELRRVQSLAAQPRYGGCWARALEHLDTCRDMTSESQSRLALRFTHCHLSSSGRDFPSCPEGSEVSRCTAGMDPVAFNTYTEFFTHTHSICHFLQSEAWQSRAESTMYRLTEASAGVAEQLQSTRQMANELMEAQSVALQAQKEILSNGEELRATLRDSTQGVQAVFSDLSSASRQQQVALSQLFQRLSFLQSFLLMEAHSLTSCCYNAAALCTVYLITSTPCSSRARLLLLALVCVNFYLEKKIYQHVLSSDQPEHLHVELVSAYVAALRRLSVCVALCVLLLVCVRYRDPVQQSLEVLQQLRETQSSLQEALRRAERFTQEKKLEDRRLQLKRTARAEKLWSREEEEEEGFSMMSSLAAGSSHMAPSGQLTLEGRS; encoded by the exons ATGGAGGATGTGGCCGcgtcgctgctgctgctgctgtgcggATCCCTGATTCTTGGACCCGCTGCCGGTTCGGGTCTGGACCCAGAGCGCGGCAGGATGGAGCTGCGGCGGGTTCAGAGCCTCGCCGCGCAGCCGCGGTATGGCGGGTGTTGGGCACGCGCGCTGGAACACCTGGACACCTGCAGGGACATGACGTCAGAGAGTCAGAGCCGCCTGGCGCTGCGCTTCACCCACTGTCACCTGAGCAG CTCAGGCAGGGATTTCCCATCCTGCCCtgaggggtcagaggtcagcaggtGTACTGCTGGGATGGATCCTGTGGCCTTCAACACCTACACTGAGTTCTTCACCCACACCCACTCCATCTGCCACTTCCTGCAGTCGGAGGCCTGGCAGAGCCGCGCAGAAAGCACCATGTACAG GCTGACGGAGGCCTCAGCAGGTGTTGCTGAGCAGCTTCAGTCCACCAGACAGATGGCCAACGAGCTGATGGAAGCCCAGAGCGTCGCCTTACAGGCACAGAAAGAAATCCTGTCCAATGGAGAGGAGCTACGAGCCACCCTAAGAGACTCGACTCAgg GTGTGCAGGCGGTCTTCTCTGACCTCAGCAGTGCCTCCAGGCAGCAGCAGGTGGCGCTGTCACAGCTCTTCCAGCGGCTCTCCTTCCTGCAGAGCTTCCTGCTGATGGAGGCTCACAGCCTGACTTCCTGCTGCTACAACGCCGCCGCGCTCTGCACCGTCTACCTCATCACTTCCACCCCATGCTCCTCCAGGGCCAG gctgctgctgctggccttGGTCTGCGTCAACTTCTACTTGGAGAAGAAGATCTACCAGCATGTGCTGAGCTCCGACCAACCAGAACACCTTCATGTG GAGCTGGTCTCAGCGTACGTTGCTGCGCTGCGGCGCCTCTCGGTGTGCGTTGCCCTGTGTGTTCTGCTGCTGGTGTGTGTTCGCTACAGAGACCCGGTGCAGCAGAGCCTGGAagtgctgcagcagctcagagagacGCAGAGCAGCCTGCAGGAGGCGCTGCGGCGTGCAG AGAGGTTTACACAGGAGAAGAAGTTGGAGGACCGTCGGCTGCAGTTGAAG AGGACAGCAAGAGCAGAAAAGCTgtggagcagagaggaagaggaggaagaagggtTCAGTATGATGTCATCACTGGCTGCAGGCTCCTCCCACATGGCACCTTCAGGTCAGCTGACTCTAGAGGGGCGGAGCTAA
- the LOC114140237 gene encoding uncharacterized protein LOC114140237 isoform X1, giving the protein MEDVAASLLLLLCGSLILGPAAGSGLDPERGRMELRRVQSLAAQPRYGGCWARALEHLDTCRDMTSESQSRLALRFTHCHLSSSGRDFPSCPEGSEVSRCTAGMDPVAFNTYTEFFTHTHSICHFLQSEAWQSRAESTMYRLTEASAGVAEQLQSTRQMANELMEAQSVALQAQKEILSNGEELRATLRDSTQGVQAVFSDLSSASRQQQVALSQLFQRLSFLQSFLLMEAHSLTSCCYNAAALCTVYLITSTPCSSRARLLLLALVCVNFYLEKKIYQHVLSSDQPEHLHVELVSAYVAALRRLSVCVALCVLLLVCVRYRDPVQQSLEVLQQLRETQSSLQEALRRAERFTQEKKLEDRRLQLKRTARAEKLWSREEEEEEGFSMMSSLAAGSSHMAPSGQSARLLCRSSSHHALVQTPPPLVYSVQVEDRKPRYSLRSRRRSDVL; this is encoded by the exons ATGGAGGATGTGGCCGcgtcgctgctgctgctgctgtgcggATCCCTGATTCTTGGACCCGCTGCCGGTTCGGGTCTGGACCCAGAGCGCGGCAGGATGGAGCTGCGGCGGGTTCAGAGCCTCGCCGCGCAGCCGCGGTATGGCGGGTGTTGGGCACGCGCGCTGGAACACCTGGACACCTGCAGGGACATGACGTCAGAGAGTCAGAGCCGCCTGGCGCTGCGCTTCACCCACTGTCACCTGAGCAG CTCAGGCAGGGATTTCCCATCCTGCCCtgaggggtcagaggtcagcaggtGTACTGCTGGGATGGATCCTGTGGCCTTCAACACCTACACTGAGTTCTTCACCCACACCCACTCCATCTGCCACTTCCTGCAGTCGGAGGCCTGGCAGAGCCGCGCAGAAAGCACCATGTACAG GCTGACGGAGGCCTCAGCAGGTGTTGCTGAGCAGCTTCAGTCCACCAGACAGATGGCCAACGAGCTGATGGAAGCCCAGAGCGTCGCCTTACAGGCACAGAAAGAAATCCTGTCCAATGGAGAGGAGCTACGAGCCACCCTAAGAGACTCGACTCAgg GTGTGCAGGCGGTCTTCTCTGACCTCAGCAGTGCCTCCAGGCAGCAGCAGGTGGCGCTGTCACAGCTCTTCCAGCGGCTCTCCTTCCTGCAGAGCTTCCTGCTGATGGAGGCTCACAGCCTGACTTCCTGCTGCTACAACGCCGCCGCGCTCTGCACCGTCTACCTCATCACTTCCACCCCATGCTCCTCCAGGGCCAG gctgctgctgctggccttGGTCTGCGTCAACTTCTACTTGGAGAAGAAGATCTACCAGCATGTGCTGAGCTCCGACCAACCAGAACACCTTCATGTG GAGCTGGTCTCAGCGTACGTTGCTGCGCTGCGGCGCCTCTCGGTGTGCGTTGCCCTGTGTGTTCTGCTGCTGGTGTGTGTTCGCTACAGAGACCCGGTGCAGCAGAGCCTGGAagtgctgcagcagctcagagagacGCAGAGCAGCCTGCAGGAGGCGCTGCGGCGTGCAG AGAGGTTTACACAGGAGAAGAAGTTGGAGGACCGTCGGCTGCAGTTGAAG AGGACAGCAAGAGCAGAAAAGCTgtggagcagagaggaagaggaggaagaagggtTCAGTATGATGTCATCACTGGCTGCAGGCTCCTCCCACATGGCACCTTCAG GTCAGAGCGCCCGTCTCCTCTGCCGCTCCTCTTCCCATCATGCATTAGTCCAGACTCCGCCCCCCCTGG